GTCGTTCCCGCTTCCTTTGCAGCGGCGACCGGGCGCTTATCTTGGTTGCCGAAATGACGCTGGGCCTGAACGTAACGATCGGAAGGTCACGCGCGCCCTGGGCCGGCATATTGGCCCGCTGGTAGGCATTATCGTACTGCATCCGCAGGCTATGCTCGCTCCGACCGGCAATCCGAGCGGCATCCTGCCAGCGTCCGGCGCGGATCTCGCGCGAAATCACGCGGTCACATTGTGAGTGCACGGTCATTGGCCTCCCCTATGTGTTGAAAATGGTTGTGCGGGCGCACGGACTCGCGCCACGGTCGCGGCCTGGAAACGTGAAAGGAATTTGAGATGACGACATCGGAGGCCGAAAAGGCCATCAATGAAAACTTCCAGGCCCTGACTATTCTGGTCGAACACCTTATCGCTGAGAACGCGATGAAAAAGCCAAACCCGCTGGCTTATATTCACGAAGCGCGGGAACAAATGAGCGGACCGAATGGAAAGGCTGCGCCCGGCGCTAAAGAAACGATCAAAGGCGTCTATGACAGCCTGGAAACGCGCCTTAAAGCCGCGCTTGCCGCAGCCGCGGCGGCTCAGGGCAAAACGACTGGCTGAAGTGGGATTAGTTCGCCGGGGCCCATTTCCATCAAAAGCCTGATACTTTCCTCTGCCCGCTCCACGCGCATCCGGTCCTGCTCGATCCGGTCGGCTTCGATCAGCGCCCGGATGCGGTCTTCCTGCTCGGGCGTGAAGGGGGACGGTGCCCCGCTGTTTGTCGGCTCTGACATGGGCGATCCCTTTGCTGTCATGGTTAATTTGAGTCAGATGTGATGAAATCATGGGCGCTCACCCATCAGGCTGAGTGCCGCCGGTTGTGCGGGTTGGACGGGCGAGCCATTGCCCGGCAGACTGGGGGATATGTCAGGATCGATATCAGACGGTTTAGCTCCGGCTTTTGCTAATTCTTCCAGAGTGGCGACGCCAGCCTGGCTTATCGCCAGCCAGTACGCCGAGGGTATCACAGACCGCCTCTTGGCCTGCTTTGCAGCCCCTAACGACATCCCCGTGAGCCTTGCTAAGGCTGCGGCACTACCTATCCGATCCAATATTTCGGTGAAGTCGATGTGTTCCATGAACGCATTGGGTACACTTCGTACCGATTCACGTCAACACCAATTGTACCCAATCACTGGGTACAATTAGTACCATGATCAATCCAAAAGACCTTCCCCACCTACGCACACAAGCCGAAAGGCTGAAGTGGGCGCGTGAGCGATCGCACTCTTCAATGAGAAGCGCCGCAAATGCCTATGGGTGGAATGAAAATACCTACAAGAGCCACGAACAGGGCATTCGGCGTAATGACGGATTGGTTGTCGAGGATGCCAAGAAATATGCGCGCGCCTTTAAGGTGCCCGTAGATTGGCTGTTATTAGGTACGACGAAGATGGCTGCCTTGCCTTCCGTCCCGATAATCGGAAAGGCAGCCGCCGGCATTAATGGCTTTGCGGTCGATGACTATGAGCCGAATACCCACCCGGCACTTGACCTTTATCAGTTTGAAGATGCGGTCGCCGTCCAGGTCGATGGGGATTCCATGCAGCCCCGGTTCAATCATGGTGAGTTGCTTATGTTCGGCAGAGCAACACAAGACCCAATTCAACATGTCGGCCACGAAGTCCTGACCGAAGTTTCAGATGGCCGCCTACTGATTAAATTGCTTTACCATAACAAATACACAGGCAACTGGGACCTAATCAGCCATAATAGCCGATATGAGCCAATTACAGATAAGCAGCTTTTATGGACACGCCCATTCATCGGATTGCTAGTGGCTTAATAAAATCAACTGGGGGAAACTATGAAAACGAAAAACTGGGCATTAGTATTACCTATGGCTGCTGCCTTGTCGAATTGCAGCCCCGCCACCACCCCTGCTGAAACAAAAGAGAATAGCTCGATTTCGGCAACCGTCGCTTTGAGCGCCATCCCGGATACAAAAGAGGTAACGACGCTCGATCTTCTCAACTATGCTAGGTCTATGCTTTCTTTCAAAAAGCCTGACGAGTTCTCGAAGAGCTTTAATGATACTGCGTTGGCAGGCAAGAATTTTGATTTCCATCTAGCTGTTAATAAGAGGGGAGACGAAGGCAGCATCAATTATGGTTACGATGCTGATCGTGAAATCTTAACGTTATTGGTACTTCCGGAAGCAGGAACAATTCATCGTGGCGATCACGATACCGATCTTGATTTCAATTATATTGTCACAACACATGAAACAATCTTGGGCAAGCCAGGCCCTATGACAAATGCGTACGGTGTTACCAAAAACGTTACTCCTTCATATGAATTTATGGTTGGAGTGGGCTCTGCATCCGGCGAGTATATGGGCGCGCTTCCCCATACCGAAGTTACCGCCGACCGCAAATTCGTCATGTATGATATCGCCTCTAAAGAATTAAAATTGACGCCCGAACAGGCTCGAACCGTCGTCAGTGAGATGTGGGCTGAGGTTTCAGGTACATTCAAACCATCAGAGGATGGAAAAATTTTGACCTGCAAAGAGTCTTCAAAAGACGCGACTATCAACTATCCGTATGAAGAACACTGGACGCAATGCGTCTATTCGGCTCGAATTTCTCACGTTAGAATAGTTTCTAAAGCTTTTGGCGTCCTCGCAGAGTGGCCCGAGACAGGGAAAGACGCCCTTACCGGCAAATATCTCCGCAACTAAGCAAACACTCCCAAGCGCAACTGCGACTAACCCGATTCGTACCCAAATTTGATGTGGGTACATTTTGTGTTGACAATAGTTGGTACATTTCGTACCCATATCCCCAACACCAACCTTTTGGAGCTGGGGCCATGTCCGATACCGCAACACCCGCCAAGCCCGCCAAGACGAAACGGAAGATCCGCACCATCGCCCTGCGCTGTATTCGGGGCGGCGGCATCTGGGTCTTCGGCGACCGCTATCTCGCCCATGCCGTCCATACCGGCGTCAACGTCACCTATTTCGACATCATGACCGGCCGCGAAATGCGCACCGTGCCCGACGACCGGTTCGTGCCGGAGAACCTGTCGCACTGGTGGCTGTTCAGCGTCAGCCAGCGCCTGCGCTTCGGCCCCGGCGCCCGCGATCATCACCTGGCCTACCCGAATGCCGACCATCGGCTGACCGATCGGAGGGCCGCCTGATGCCCGCCATCAATGACAATGCCGTCGTCGACGTGACGACCGAGGAAGGCCGTCGCCAACGTCTGGAGCAGCTCAGGGGCGAGGCCCGTAACGCGGCCTATGAGGTCGGCAAGGCCGTCACCCGTTCGGCCATCGCCCAGGGCGCCATGCGTGATTTGGGCGACCTGACCAACTTCATGGCGGGCGCCGCCTCGGCCGGGAGCCTTCACCGGCCACCGAAGCCGCTGTGGCCGCCGGCGCGCCGGATCAGATTTACCGCACCCATGCCGAGGTGCTGCAGAGCTGGGGCGAAATGCTGATCGCCCTGGCGCAGGACGTGACCCTGCTGGCCAAGCCGCCGGCCAGCGCCACCACCCAGTAGCTTCCCCTTTCCGTTTTGCGTCGACAAGCCCGGTTCTCACCATGCTCATGCCGGGCCCCACGCAAACGGCCGCTGCCGGCGGGTTCATCCCCCCCTTAGCCCACCCGACCGGCAGCGGTCGAAACCTTTCCCCCTCGCGCCGCGCATCCCCCCTTTCCCGACGCGGCGCACACCGCCTCCCTCGCGTTTCCTGAACCTCGCGCGGGGGAGGCCCTTTTCCCCACCCGGAGCCCGGACCGTGCCCCAGCCTTATCACCCGCCGCATGAAGACTTTCCCGGCCATCAGGGCCTGAAGCCGCGCCAGCCGGCCATGGAAGGCCAGCCACCGCAGATCTTCATGGACCGCCGCCGCGGCCGCCTGGTCACGACCGGCGACGATACCCCCACCCTTATCGCCCTGACCGCCTGCCTGGTTGGACTGATCTGCCTCTTTGTCATCGGAAAGGCCCTGTCATGAGCAAGCCCTCTCACCGCGCCGCCGCCGGCCTCAACAAACGCGCCCGCCAGCACTATCCGCGCATCAAGGCCATGCCCGAGGACCCCGCCGCCGATACGGCCGATCTTGCTGAAGGTGACGACGACCTGTCCGTGGCCAATGTCGAAGGCGGCTGGTCCGGCCACAAGTCAGACCTCGACTGGCCGATCGAGACCGATGATCCGTGGATGGTCGGGCTCGCCATCGCCGCCCTGTTCGTCATGGGCGTCGGCATCCTCACCGTTATCGGCGGCCTGGGCTTCGGCCTGTGGCACATGGGTGCCGCCCTTTTCCATTCCCTTGATTAGGAGACCGGCCATGTTCGACGCCGCACCCGCCCATTCGCCACATCCGTTCGATCTGCATGTCGGCGGCCGGGTCCGCACCCGGCGCAAGCTGCTGGGCCTCAGCCAGGAAGCCCTGGCCGAAGGCATCGGCCTCACCTTCCAGCAGGCGCAGAAATACGAGCGCGGATCGAACCGGATCAGCGCCTCGAAGCTGTACGAGATCGCCATCACCCTGAAAACGCCGATGGCCTGGTTCTGCGAAGGCTATGGCGCCGCGCCCGGCGAATATGTGGAGGCCGCCGACGAAGCCGCGATCCACGCCTTCCTGATGACGA
This sequence is a window from Asticcacaulis sp.. Protein-coding genes within it:
- a CDS encoding XRE family transcriptional regulator; this encodes MINPKDLPHLRTQAERLKWARERSHSSMRSAANAYGWNENTYKSHEQGIRRNDGLVVEDAKKYARAFKVPVDWLLLGTTKMAALPSVPIIGKAAAGINGFAVDDYEPNTHPALDLYQFEDAVAVQVDGDSMQPRFNHGELLMFGRATQDPIQHVGHEVLTEVSDGRLLIKLLYHNKYTGNWDLISHNSRYEPITDKQLLWTRPFIGLLVA